From a region of the Bacillota bacterium genome:
- a CDS encoding biotin--[acetyl-CoA-carboxylase] ligase: protein MTLRTDLLQLLKNNGDHYISGEQICRQLGVSRTAVWKHMEALRKMDYVIEARSNAGYRLVSVPDRLYPEEVQTDLETSVMGSEVRYSAGVVSTNENAKEWAREGAPDGAVYIAEEQGVGKGRLGRGWFSPRGRGLWFSIVVRPQINPVDVPQITLVAAVAVAAAINEQTGLVPGIKWPNDLLAGKGKLCGILTEMNADMERIQHIVIGIGLNVNIYQEDIPRELQGVITSIAMETGRKINRVQLLQAILRQMDCWYQIWISSGFNAILEKWKQWNVTLGQRVQVSTLKEVVEGVAEDVDETGALVVRLNDGNCKRFLAGEVSLRGKK, encoded by the coding sequence ATGACGTTACGTACTGATTTACTTCAATTATTAAAAAATAATGGTGATCATTATATCTCCGGGGAACAAATTTGCCGGCAGTTAGGTGTATCCCGTACTGCAGTATGGAAGCATATGGAAGCCCTGCGTAAGATGGATTATGTAATTGAAGCCCGGTCTAATGCCGGTTATAGGTTAGTTTCAGTTCCCGACCGGCTTTATCCTGAAGAAGTACAGACTGATTTAGAAACGTCCGTAATGGGAAGCGAAGTTAGGTATTCTGCCGGTGTAGTGTCAACCAATGAAAACGCTAAGGAGTGGGCCCGGGAAGGGGCCCCTGATGGAGCCGTATATATAGCCGAAGAACAAGGAGTAGGTAAGGGGCGGCTTGGCCGCGGGTGGTTTTCTCCCCGGGGCAGGGGACTCTGGTTTAGTATAGTAGTGAGGCCCCAAATAAACCCGGTAGATGTGCCGCAAATAACCTTGGTGGCAGCTGTAGCTGTAGCTGCGGCCATTAATGAACAAACCGGTTTGGTGCCGGGTATAAAATGGCCTAATGATTTATTAGCCGGTAAGGGAAAACTTTGCGGTATTTTAACCGAGATGAATGCTGATATGGAGCGTATCCAGCATATTGTCATCGGCATTGGCCTAAATGTTAACATTTACCAGGAAGACATTCCTCGAGAGCTCCAGGGTGTTATAACTTCAATCGCCATGGAAACCGGTAGAAAAATTAATCGCGTACAACTCCTGCAGGCTATTCTTCGTCAGATGGATTGTTGGTATCAAATATGGATTAGCAGTGGTTTCAATGCCATATTAGAAAAGTGGAAACAATGGAATGTCACTCTGGGGCAAAGGGTGCAAGTCTCTACATTAAAGGAGGTCGTGGAAGGTGTAGCGGAAGACGTGGATGAGACCGGAGCACTGGTGGTAAGGCTAAATGACGGCAATTGCAAACGATTTCTGGCCGGAGAGGTTAGTTTGCGAGGGAAAAAATAG
- a CDS encoding biotin transporter BioY, translating into MKNLSARDMVLVSMFAALAAAGAIVFRWLGAALVPFSIVPFVVVLAGCILGPRLAALSMFLYMLIGLVGVPVFETAPFGTPAYVIKPTFGFIMGFIPAAYVTGRVVHGSNAPGIARYVAGTLAGTAVLYIVGLPYLYLILNFYMGQSFPVMTVLQIGFIPFVLWDIMKAVIAAGLARAVQRRLFPDSYNMQESGS; encoded by the coding sequence ATGAAGAATCTTTCTGCTCGGGATATGGTGTTGGTTTCCATGTTTGCTGCGTTGGCGGCAGCTGGAGCGATAGTGTTTAGATGGCTTGGTGCTGCCTTAGTACCTTTCAGTATCGTTCCCTTCGTTGTAGTTTTGGCGGGGTGCATTCTCGGCCCTCGTCTTGCCGCTTTAAGTATGTTTTTATACATGCTGATAGGGCTTGTTGGTGTGCCTGTATTCGAAACAGCTCCTTTTGGGACCCCTGCCTATGTAATAAAGCCAACCTTTGGTTTTATTATGGGATTTATTCCGGCCGCTTATGTAACCGGCCGGGTTGTTCACGGGAGCAATGCTCCGGGGATAGCACGTTATGTGGCCGGTACCCTGGCAGGAACAGCTGTATTGTATATTGTTGGACTGCCGTACCTGTACCTGATACTTAATTTTTACATGGGACAGTCTTTCCCGGTAATGACAGTATTGCAAATTGGATTTATTCCCTTCGTACTGTGGGATATAATGAAAGCTGTTATTGCTGCCGGATTGGCCAGGGCAGTACAAAGACGTTTATTTCCAGACAGTTATAATATGCAGGAAAGTGGGAGTTAA
- the panB gene encoding 3-methyl-2-oxobutanoate hydroxymethyltransferase encodes MKDSKVTTAVFKTKKSEGRPISMLTAYDYPLAQLVDEAGIDAILVGDSLGNVVLGYDSTIPVTMDDMIHHVKAVTRGVNRAMVVADMPFLSYHVSTADAIRNAGRLMQEAGAQAVKLEGGQEVAGTIKAITDAGIPVMGHLGLTPQSVHQMGGYKVQGKDEKAAQKLLADARAVEEAGAFSLVLECVPSPLAKLITSKLGIATIGIGAGADCDGQVLVAHDLIGLVGGFSPKFAKRYINVREDIKGAMQTFRQEVEEKSFPAGEHQFGMDEEVIKKLY; translated from the coding sequence ATGAAAGATAGTAAAGTGACCACGGCCGTTTTTAAAACCAAAAAGTCAGAAGGACGGCCCATAAGTATGCTTACCGCTTATGATTACCCGCTGGCCCAGCTTGTGGATGAGGCCGGTATTGATGCCATTTTAGTCGGGGATTCATTGGGAAATGTAGTGTTAGGTTATGATTCAACTATTCCCGTAACCATGGATGATATGATCCACCATGTAAAGGCGGTTACCAGAGGGGTAAATAGAGCCATGGTGGTTGCTGATATGCCCTTTTTGTCTTACCATGTTTCCACTGCTGACGCTATTCGTAATGCCGGGCGGCTGATGCAGGAGGCCGGTGCCCAGGCCGTTAAGTTGGAAGGCGGGCAGGAAGTGGCAGGTACAATAAAAGCCATTACTGATGCCGGTATTCCGGTTATGGGTCACTTAGGGCTTACCCCTCAGTCTGTCCACCAAATGGGTGGATATAAGGTGCAGGGCAAAGATGAAAAGGCAGCGCAAAAACTGCTGGCAGATGCCAGGGCGGTAGAGGAGGCAGGGGCTTTCTCCTTGGTGCTGGAATGTGTGCCCTCGCCTTTAGCTAAACTTATTACTTCTAAGCTGGGGATTGCCACTATAGGAATAGGGGCTGGAGCCGATTGTGACGGCCAAGTACTTGTTGCTCATGATTTAATAGGTTTGGTGGGGGGATTTAGCCCCAAGTTTGCGAAACGGTATATCAATGTCCGTGAAGATATTAAGGGAGCCATGCAAACCTTTAGGCAGGAGGTTGAGGAAAAGTCATTTCCCGCCGGCGAGCACCAGTTTGGTATGGACGAAGAGGTAATAAAAAAGTTATATTAA
- a CDS encoding aspartate 1-decarboxylase, translating into MFVTMFKSKVHRATVTEANLNYVGSITIDADLLEAAGILPNEKVQIVNNNNGARLETYTIKGPRGSGVICLNGAAARLVQPGDSVIIISYAMMDQQEAVDFLPTVVLVDEQNNITEVIKEEIHGEEC; encoded by the coding sequence ATGTTTGTAACTATGTTTAAGTCCAAGGTTCACCGTGCTACGGTAACGGAGGCGAATCTAAACTATGTGGGGAGTATAACCATAGATGCAGATCTGTTGGAAGCAGCCGGCATATTACCCAACGAAAAGGTGCAAATCGTAAATAATAACAACGGTGCACGTTTAGAGACTTACACCATAAAAGGACCTCGCGGTTCCGGTGTTATTTGTCTCAACGGGGCTGCTGCCCGTCTGGTTCAGCCGGGGGATAGCGTAATTATTATCTCCTATGCCATGATGGATCAACAGGAAGCGGTTGATTTTCTCCCCACCGTTGTGCTTGTTGACGAGCAGAATAATATTACCGAGGTAATAAAAGAGGAAATCCACGGAGAAGAATGTTAA
- a CDS encoding amidohydrolase family protein has protein sequence MQSLKIDNGIIKAKKALMGPSLHPVKNIHLEITDGVLTQVKAHPTATTREVLNATHSTLLPGLVDCHVHLALDGINFKDCMEKWHSPGLMASHIKKQLNAGLEQGLTYFRDGGDRGGQALTFKNSSPTNLPIKASGAALRIQKMYGTFLGPGLKKEQIKEAIAFLAGKNADPIKVLVSGIVSFKEYGRVGPQQFDLPLLQQIVNSARKEGLKVMAHANSDEAVKICIQAGVHSVEHGYFITHDTLKMMAEKDIYWIPTIVPVANQLKKPYRDRFTKDELYVIEKTYKRQQEMLCWACEWGVTVGVGTDAGASGVMHGTGFHEELQLYRKAGLSCETILRTATINGAKLLGLDSGLEQGKPLRFTAVAGDPLEDLDILKTPEYICLHTPC, from the coding sequence ATGCAGTCACTAAAAATTGATAATGGTATTATAAAGGCAAAAAAGGCCCTAATGGGGCCAAGCCTGCACCCCGTAAAAAATATCCACCTGGAAATTACCGATGGGGTGCTCACCCAAGTTAAAGCCCATCCCACAGCCACAACAAGGGAGGTACTCAATGCCACGCACTCTACTTTGTTGCCCGGCCTTGTAGACTGCCACGTACACCTGGCATTAGACGGTATAAATTTTAAAGACTGCATGGAAAAATGGCATTCCCCCGGATTAATGGCATCACATATAAAGAAACAATTAAATGCAGGGTTGGAACAGGGCCTCACCTACTTTCGGGACGGGGGAGACCGCGGTGGTCAGGCCCTTACTTTTAAAAATTCAAGCCCTACAAACCTACCAATTAAAGCGTCTGGAGCAGCGCTACGCATACAAAAAATGTACGGAACTTTTTTGGGCCCCGGGCTAAAGAAAGAGCAGATAAAAGAGGCCATAGCTTTCCTTGCCGGAAAAAATGCTGACCCCATAAAGGTACTGGTATCCGGGATAGTTAGTTTCAAAGAATACGGAAGAGTTGGGCCGCAGCAGTTTGACTTGCCGTTATTACAGCAAATTGTTAACAGCGCCCGGAAAGAGGGACTCAAGGTTATGGCCCATGCCAATTCGGACGAAGCGGTCAAAATATGTATACAAGCCGGTGTTCATTCTGTGGAACATGGCTATTTCATTACCCACGATACCCTTAAAATGATGGCGGAAAAAGACATTTATTGGATTCCAACCATTGTACCGGTTGCCAATCAATTAAAGAAACCCTACCGTGACAGATTTACTAAGGACGAACTGTACGTTATAGAAAAAACCTACAAGCGACAACAGGAAATGCTCTGCTGGGCCTGCGAATGGGGAGTGACTGTAGGAGTAGGAACTGATGCAGGGGCTTCGGGGGTTATGCATGGAACAGGATTTCACGAAGAGCTCCAATTATATCGGAAGGCGGGGCTTTCATGCGAGACTATATTAAGAACTGCCACCATCAATGGTGCAAAACTTCTGGGGCTGGATTCAGGCTTGGAACAGGGAAAACCTCTTCGCTTTACGGCAGTGGCAGGAGACCCCTTGGAAGATTTAGATATTCTCAAGACGCCTGAGTATATTTGCTTGCATACCCCCTGCTAA
- the dusB gene encoding tRNA dihydrouridine synthase DusB — protein sequence MHIGSVTLKNPVVAAPMAGVTDRAFRILAQKAGCALVYTEMINAQALVHNNVKTWRLLNSVDEKWPVSVQIFGNSPQIMAEAAKVVAKRGAAIIDLNMGCPTPKIVKNGEGAALMKSPSLAAEIVRAVVLAVDLPVTVKIRKGWNEENVNAVEVAIAVEKSGASGVAVHGRTREQFYGGHADWSIIKDVKKAVSIPVIGNGDICTPQDAKKMIDDTGCDAVMIGRAALGYPWIFNQVVDFMQSGTFSPGPDVTEKMAMALYHLELMIEDKGESALWEMRKHVAWYAKGMPGAARFREQVNKTKTLLELKQLMTWNGQAK from the coding sequence GTGCATATAGGAAGCGTAACCCTTAAAAACCCGGTGGTCGCCGCCCCTATGGCCGGAGTGACTGACCGGGCTTTTCGTATTCTGGCTCAAAAAGCAGGTTGTGCCCTGGTTTATACTGAAATGATTAACGCCCAAGCACTGGTGCATAACAATGTAAAGACCTGGCGGTTGTTAAACTCGGTGGACGAAAAATGGCCGGTGAGTGTTCAGATTTTCGGCAATAGTCCGCAAATTATGGCTGAGGCAGCAAAAGTTGTAGCTAAGCGCGGTGCAGCCATAATTGACCTCAACATGGGTTGTCCTACGCCAAAGATAGTGAAAAATGGGGAAGGAGCGGCTTTAATGAAGAGCCCTTCCCTGGCGGCGGAAATAGTCCGTGCCGTGGTTCTGGCCGTGGATTTGCCGGTTACGGTTAAGATACGAAAAGGGTGGAATGAAGAAAACGTTAATGCCGTAGAGGTTGCCATTGCAGTTGAAAAATCCGGCGCCAGTGGGGTTGCCGTGCATGGTAGGACCAGGGAACAGTTTTACGGCGGGCATGCAGATTGGAGTATTATCAAAGATGTCAAAAAAGCTGTTTCGATACCTGTTATCGGTAACGGTGATATCTGTACCCCTCAAGACGCGAAAAAAATGATTGATGACACCGGGTGTGATGCTGTGATGATTGGCAGGGCGGCATTGGGATACCCTTGGATTTTTAATCAAGTGGTGGACTTCATGCAATCCGGAACTTTTTCTCCCGGCCCTGATGTAACTGAAAAAATGGCTATGGCCCTGTATCATTTGGAGTTAATGATTGAAGACAAGGGGGAATCAGCCCTGTGGGAAATGAGAAAGCATGTAGCTTGGTACGCAAAGGGAATGCCCGGCGCAGCACGCTTTAGAGAACAGGTTAATAAAACAAAGACATTGTTAGAGTTAAAACAGTTAATGACCTGGAATGGTCAAGCTAAATAA
- a CDS encoding type III pantothenate kinase: MLLVFDVGNTNTVLGIFKNSELVVDWRLSTARNRTADEYGMLLRDLFASQELSFAQIDAVVISSVVPPLNFSLEQMCKKYFDLQPVLVGPGIKTGMPIKYENPREVGADRIVNAVACYETYGGPLIIVDFGTATTFCAISARGEYLGGAIAPGMGISTEALFSRAAKLPRVEISKPPSVIGKTTVNSMQSGIFYGFVGQVDEIVRRMKTEMKSEPTVIATGGLADLIFTASNTINKVDQMLTLTGLRIVYERNKY, from the coding sequence ATGCTGCTAGTGTTTGATGTCGGTAATACTAATACGGTACTAGGTATCTTTAAGAATTCGGAGTTAGTAGTTGATTGGCGGTTGTCCACCGCCCGCAACCGGACGGCAGACGAGTACGGAATGCTTCTGCGGGACTTATTTGCATCCCAGGAGTTGTCATTCGCTCAAATAGATGCCGTGGTTATATCCTCAGTGGTACCACCGCTTAATTTTTCGCTGGAGCAGATGTGTAAGAAGTACTTTGACTTGCAGCCGGTTTTGGTGGGACCCGGTATAAAAACCGGCATGCCTATTAAATATGAAAATCCCAGGGAAGTTGGGGCAGATAGAATTGTCAATGCTGTTGCCTGCTATGAAACCTACGGTGGTCCCCTGATTATCGTTGATTTTGGCACAGCCACCACATTCTGTGCTATTTCTGCCCGGGGTGAGTATTTAGGGGGTGCCATTGCCCCTGGAATGGGTATTTCCACCGAGGCGCTCTTTTCTCGTGCTGCCAAGCTACCGCGCGTAGAAATCTCTAAACCACCGTCTGTAATCGGGAAAACCACTGTAAACAGTATGCAATCAGGTATTTTTTATGGGTTTGTGGGGCAGGTTGATGAAATAGTGAGGCGCATGAAGACCGAAATGAAGTCTGAACCCACTGTAATTGCCACCGGAGGATTAGCAGATCTGATTTTTACCGCATCCAACACCATAAATAAGGTTGATCAGATGTTAACGCTTACGGGACTAAGAATAGTTTATGAAAGAAATAAATATTAG
- a CDS encoding DUF2520 domain-containing protein, translated as MNNPSIAVVGAGKVGSALAILLHNQGYTVSGVTSRTPDSARNLADRLNCPVFENCAHAVQTADLVFITTPDREIGQVSAGIASEGGYRPGQIVAHTSGAHPAAELLGATEAGAKVLSFHPLQSFAEVEGAMQNLPGSFFALEGDDDAVNLGRKIVEDLGGKSFVIKARDKGLYHAAACIASNYLVSVMHLATGVYQNFGLSKEEAFEALLPLVWGTVENIHREGPVQALTGPVARGDVTTIEGHMKALNAVSAQEKELYRQLGNYTVQVGLEKGTINVAQAEKLYRTFKGDAS; from the coding sequence ATGAATAACCCGTCAATAGCGGTGGTTGGAGCGGGAAAAGTAGGCTCTGCACTGGCCATACTGTTACATAATCAAGGGTACACAGTATCCGGAGTAACCAGCAGGACACCGGATTCTGCGAGAAATTTAGCTGACCGTTTAAATTGTCCGGTATTTGAAAATTGTGCTCATGCTGTCCAAACAGCTGACCTGGTCTTTATCACTACCCCGGACAGGGAAATAGGCCAGGTATCGGCCGGGATTGCTTCCGAAGGCGGGTACAGGCCGGGACAGATAGTAGCTCACACCAGTGGGGCCCATCCTGCGGCCGAGCTCTTGGGCGCGACGGAAGCGGGTGCAAAGGTGCTTAGTTTTCACCCTTTGCAATCTTTTGCGGAAGTGGAAGGTGCAATGCAAAATTTACCCGGCTCATTTTTTGCCCTGGAGGGTGACGATGATGCAGTTAATTTGGGAAGAAAGATAGTAGAAGATTTAGGTGGTAAAAGTTTTGTTATTAAAGCAAGGGACAAAGGATTGTATCATGCAGCTGCTTGCATAGCATCCAATTATTTAGTCTCTGTAATGCATTTGGCCACCGGGGTGTATCAAAACTTTGGTCTCTCCAAGGAAGAAGCGTTTGAAGCCCTTTTGCCTCTGGTGTGGGGCACTGTGGAGAATATTCACCGGGAGGGTCCTGTTCAGGCGCTTACCGGCCCAGTCGCCCGGGGCGATGTGACTACAATTGAAGGACACATGAAAGCCTTGAATGCGGTGAGTGCGCAGGAAAAGGAACTTTATAGGCAGCTGGGCAACTATACAGTGCAGGTAGGGTTGGAAAAGGGTACTATTAATGTTGCGCAGGCAGAAAAATTATATAGAACTTTCAAAGGAGATGCTAGTTAA
- a CDS encoding pantoate--beta-alanine ligase, with product MKVCRSIGEIKSFVRSAKSSGNTIGLVPTMGYFHQGHLSLMRLARQECQIVVVSLFVNPTQFGPGEDLLAYPKDFERDVDMASREGVDVIFSPEPEEMYPPGYQTYVEVGEITTPLCGRSRPGHFRGVATVVNKLFHLVEPDRAYFGQKDAQQVMVIKQMVRDLNMNVEIVNAPIVREDDGLAMSSRNVYLSTAERKTATVLSRSLQGAEHAVNNGETDALTLRKQITEKIKSESMADIDYVEILSIPNLEPIQVLHGQVLIALAVRFGKTRLIDNTIVEV from the coding sequence GTGAAAGTATGCCGCAGTATCGGGGAGATTAAGTCTTTTGTGCGTTCCGCCAAGTCTTCCGGTAATACAATTGGATTGGTGCCTACAATGGGTTATTTTCACCAAGGACATCTCTCTCTGATGCGCTTGGCCCGGCAGGAATGCCAAATAGTGGTGGTGAGTCTTTTTGTGAACCCCACTCAGTTCGGGCCAGGTGAAGACCTTTTGGCTTACCCCAAGGATTTTGAGCGTGATGTTGACATGGCCTCCCGAGAAGGGGTAGATGTTATTTTCTCGCCTGAGCCCGAGGAAATGTATCCACCGGGATACCAAACGTATGTTGAGGTGGGGGAAATAACTACTCCCTTGTGTGGCCGTTCAAGACCCGGTCATTTTAGGGGAGTGGCTACGGTAGTGAACAAGCTTTTCCATTTGGTAGAGCCGGACAGAGCATATTTTGGCCAGAAAGATGCACAGCAAGTGATGGTAATTAAACAAATGGTTAGAGATTTAAACATGAACGTAGAAATTGTTAATGCTCCCATCGTGCGTGAAGATGACGGGTTGGCTATGAGTTCAAGGAACGTTTATTTAAGCACCGCTGAACGTAAGACTGCCACTGTATTGTCCCGCAGTCTTCAAGGTGCGGAACATGCAGTTAATAATGGTGAAACCGATGCGTTGACTCTGCGTAAGCAAATCACCGAAAAAATTAAATCAGAGTCCATGGCAGACATTGATTATGTTGAAATATTAAGTATCCCTAATTTAGAACCTATTCAGGTTTTACATGGTCAGGTCTTAATCGCTCTGGCCGTGCGATTTGGTAAAACTCGTTTGATAGATAACACCATAGTGGAGGTATGA